From Natranaeroarchaeum aerophilus, one genomic window encodes:
- a CDS encoding aldo/keto reductase, which produces MVENRSDTFEIGGEETVHRLGYGAMRITGEGIIGEPEDIENAHEVLRAAVDLGIDFIDTADSYGPGTSERLIREALLSDPEYRDRVLIATKGGLLRQPSTEWLPRGDPEYLRNALLCSIDRLGVEQIDLYQHHRPDPDTPFEDSINTLAELQDDGYIKHVGVSNVSVEQLDQAREIVDVATVQNEYNIVNRNDEEVLAACENYDIGFIPWYPLAAGDLGEKADVIESVADEHDASRYQIALAWLLEHSDVTLPIPGTSSIEHLEANVAASAIDLTDEQYDRLTS; this is translated from the coding sequence ATGGTCGAAAATCGAAGCGACACGTTCGAGATCGGCGGCGAGGAGACAGTCCATCGGCTGGGCTATGGGGCGATGCGGATCACTGGCGAGGGGATTATCGGCGAACCGGAGGATATCGAGAACGCTCACGAGGTACTCCGGGCCGCTGTGGATCTCGGTATTGACTTCATCGATACCGCCGACTCCTACGGGCCGGGGACCAGCGAGCGCCTGATCCGTGAGGCCCTCCTCTCGGATCCCGAGTACCGGGACAGGGTGCTCATCGCCACGAAAGGCGGACTGCTACGACAACCGAGTACCGAGTGGCTCCCTCGCGGGGATCCGGAGTACCTCCGAAACGCACTCCTCTGCTCGATCGATCGGCTCGGTGTCGAGCAGATCGACCTGTACCAGCATCACCGTCCCGACCCCGACACGCCGTTCGAGGACTCGATCAACACGCTGGCGGAGTTACAGGACGACGGCTACATCAAACACGTCGGCGTCAGCAACGTGAGCGTCGAACAGCTAGATCAGGCCCGTGAAATCGTCGATGTCGCGACAGTCCAGAACGAGTACAACATAGTCAACCGCAACGACGAGGAGGTACTCGCAGCCTGTGAGAACTACGATATCGGATTCATTCCGTGGTATCCGCTTGCTGCTGGTGACCTCGGGGAGAAGGCGGATGTTATCGAGTCTGTGGCTGACGAGCACGACGCGTCTCGGTACCAGATCGCGCTCGCGTGGCTGCTCGAACACTCCGACGTGACGCTGCCGATTCCGGGGACGTCTTCGATCGAGCATCTCGAAGCCAACGTCGCCGCCTCTGCCATCGACCTGACCGACGAGCAGTACGACCGGCTGACGTCGTAG
- a CDS encoding DUF7521 family protein, with protein MQPLPLQVIEEPQLPEWLLAFGQVASLLSGIIGILIAYVAYRGYRRNDSRPMLYVATGFGLALGVPFVLFPLVLTLPGHLAQPLYVVQMSSQLAGLLMILYALRMRP; from the coding sequence ATGCAACCGCTCCCGCTACAGGTGATCGAGGAACCGCAACTCCCGGAGTGGCTGCTAGCATTCGGACAGGTCGCGAGTCTGCTCAGCGGGATCATCGGCATTCTGATTGCCTACGTCGCGTACCGGGGGTATCGGCGGAACGACAGTCGACCGATGCTGTACGTCGCCACCGGTTTCGGGCTTGCGCTCGGCGTCCCGTTCGTGCTGTTTCCGCTGGTACTGACACTGCCTGGACATCTTGCACAGCCGCTGTACGTCGTCCAGATGAGCAGCCAGCTCGCCGGTCTGCTCATGATCCTGTACGCGCTTCGGATGCGTCCCTGA
- a CDS encoding helix-turn-helix domain-containing protein, with the protein MSEDSDLEAVAALLEDETARRILTEISSQPMSASDLSERCEASKPTVYRRLDDLRECDLLEETTKPDPSGGHHHTLYATNLDRIVVEVGDGSLRLEIDRRETMADRFTRLVEGI; encoded by the coding sequence GTGAGTGAGGACTCCGATCTCGAAGCGGTTGCCGCTTTGCTCGAAGACGAGACGGCGAGACGGATCCTCACCGAAATCAGCAGCCAACCCATGTCCGCATCAGATCTTTCCGAGCGCTGTGAGGCGTCGAAACCGACCGTGTATCGTCGACTCGACGATCTCCGGGAGTGTGACCTGCTCGAGGAGACGACGAAGCCGGATCCGTCCGGTGGGCACCACCACACGCTGTATGCGACGAATCTGGATCGGATCGTCGTCGAAGTTGGAGACGGGTCGCTCCGACTGGAGATCGACCGACGTGAAACGATGGCAGATCGCTTTACCAGGCTCGTGGAGGGGATCTGA